Proteins encoded within one genomic window of Thunnus maccoyii chromosome 22, fThuMac1.1, whole genome shotgun sequence:
- the fgf11a gene encoding fibroblast growth factor 11a isoform X5: MLPDGTMEGTKDESSSFLQFNLIPVGLRIVAIQSTKTGLYVAMNSEGYLYTSEHFTPECKFKECVFENYYVTYSSILYRQTQSGRAWYIGINRDGQVMKGNRVKKTKGAAHFLPKLIEVAMYREPSLHDVAEQSPPRKTPKTSSDSPVLQNGKKDPQSKTKTSSS, translated from the exons tgcagttCAACTTGATTCCTGTGGGGCTCAGGATAGTGGCCATCCAGAGCACCAAGACGGGGCTTTACGTTGCCATGAACAGCGAGGGCTACCTCTACACTTCG GAACACTTCACGCCGGAGTGTAAGTTtaaggagtgtgtgtttgagaactACTACGTCACCTACTCGTCCATCCTGTACAGACAGACCCAGTCGGGGAGGGCCTGGTACATCGGCATCAACCGGGACGGACAGGTCATGAAGGGGAACCGTGTCAAGAAGACAAAGGGAGCCGCGCACTTCCTGCCCAAACTCATTGAAG TGGCCATGTACAGGGAGCCCTCTCTACACGACGTTGCTGAGCAGAGTCCGCCCAGGAAAACGCCCAAGACCTCCAGTGACTCGCCCGTGCTCCAGAACGGCAAGAAAGACCCTCaatccaaaaccaaaacctCCTCCTCCTAG